Proteins from a single region of Segatella copri:
- a CDS encoding DUF3732 domain-containing protein, whose product MKFFISKLYIWFDKGIKPRVITFENNRVNVITGSSSTGKSNIYAIIDYCLLSGRPNIVFPVINENARWYGLEFNVGDKFFAIARKRPTVDVVPPELYLQYEPFPEPFYPTSCNSHVNDARRELDRAFGYKSNKELFYRSSFVFNALTENIITSPYDFLNYKFYGIDMFKETEDRCKFVESVLTPDVEQINKINEELKNLQKKKKSYDSYKKSLGSKTDGFNDLLTQLVNMCIDAKLLTDKIQDYPDEKQILVLKQILEENTVPKEEKDKYDEEFKALQEKHSRISLQLTNIKRAKKEQEEYIKSLGLVEDSLKPVEVLHEKIISQGSNMWTSHVVKSLKSSLEKISSNKRLVEALPFVSEQATHSLELQLKSIEDNMEKITKQKGSLYQQVNNIKLIGFLESKIVELERLWQKKHKEELKNIEIFNEEDAQRISVLEQMKDAIEQKQLVTIPKLNECIQHIFDGFQYMEHYEHCYTKYDMKQERLMLNNGKSILNYDVIGSQSNYMFLHLCFFLGIHRYFFENLNMRHIGQFLFIDQPSIPYYAGSENVKTTDKEKLLDAFAGINRFMKYVTEEKKEQFQIILVEHAPDTYWTGENKLDYFVTKEHFTNGNALIPQYVLEQNKDNEN is encoded by the coding sequence ATGAAATTTTTTATATCAAAACTATATATATGGTTCGACAAAGGGATAAAGCCTCGTGTCATCACCTTTGAGAACAATAGGGTAAATGTAATTACTGGAAGTTCATCTACAGGTAAGAGCAATATTTATGCTATTATAGATTATTGCCTATTGTCAGGTCGTCCAAACATTGTATTCCCTGTTATTAACGAAAATGCACGCTGGTATGGTTTGGAATTCAATGTTGGTGACAAGTTCTTTGCCATAGCAAGGAAAAGACCTACAGTAGATGTCGTTCCTCCAGAGCTGTATCTCCAATATGAACCTTTTCCTGAGCCATTTTATCCAACGTCATGTAATTCGCATGTCAATGATGCGAGACGAGAGTTAGATAGAGCTTTTGGATATAAATCCAATAAAGAACTTTTCTATCGATCAAGCTTTGTTTTCAATGCTTTGACAGAAAATATAATAACTTCCCCATACGATTTTTTGAACTACAAATTCTATGGCATCGACATGTTTAAAGAAACGGAAGATCGTTGCAAGTTTGTGGAGTCTGTTTTGACTCCTGATGTAGAACAAATTAATAAGATAAATGAGGAACTTAAAAATCTTCAGAAGAAAAAGAAAAGTTATGATAGCTACAAAAAGTCATTAGGAAGCAAAACAGATGGCTTTAATGACCTTTTAACTCAACTTGTCAATATGTGTATTGATGCAAAACTATTGACAGATAAAATACAAGACTATCCTGATGAAAAACAGATTCTTGTTTTGAAGCAAATTTTGGAAGAAAATACTGTTCCAAAGGAAGAAAAAGACAAATACGACGAAGAATTCAAGGCTTTGCAGGAAAAGCACTCGCGCATAAGTCTTCAGTTGACAAACATAAAACGTGCAAAGAAAGAACAGGAAGAATATATCAAGTCATTGGGATTGGTTGAAGACTCATTGAAACCTGTTGAAGTGCTGCACGAGAAAATTATCAGTCAAGGATCCAATATGTGGACATCCCATGTTGTAAAATCTCTAAAAAGTTCCTTGGAAAAGATATCATCAAACAAGCGATTGGTAGAGGCCTTGCCATTTGTTTCAGAACAGGCAACACATAGTCTGGAATTACAGTTGAAATCAATAGAGGATAATATGGAGAAGATAACCAAGCAAAAAGGTTCTCTGTATCAACAAGTAAATAACATTAAACTAATTGGTTTCTTGGAATCTAAAATAGTAGAGCTGGAACGACTTTGGCAAAAGAAACATAAGGAAGAATTAAAAAATATAGAAATCTTCAATGAAGAAGATGCTCAGAGAATTTCCGTATTGGAGCAAATGAAGGATGCAATAGAGCAGAAACAATTGGTCACCATTCCAAAACTGAACGAGTGTATCCAGCATATCTTTGATGGTTTCCAATATATGGAGCATTATGAGCACTGCTATACCAAATATGATATGAAACAGGAGCGTCTAATGCTGAACAATGGCAAGTCAATACTCAATTATGATGTTATAGGTAGCCAGTCCAACTATATGTTCCTTCATCTTTGCTTCTTCTTAGGTATTCATCGTTATTTCTTCGAGAATTTGAATATGCGTCATATCGGTCAGTTTCTCTTCATAGACCAACCGAGCATACCATATTATGCAGGTTCAGAGAATGTAAAGACAACCGACAAGGAAAAATTGCTTGATGCTTTCGCAGGTATCAACCGATTCATGAAATATGTGACAGAGGAGAAAAAAGAGCAGTTCCAAATAATCCTTGTTGAGCATGCACCAGATACTTATTGGACAGGAGAAAACAAGTTGGATTATTTCGTAACCAAAGAACATTTTACGAATGGCAATGCCTTGATTCCCCAATATGTTTTAGAGCAAAACAAAGACAATGAAAATTAA
- a CDS encoding smalltalk protein: MKMFRSNSESNPNKISWTQIVNAIVQALIAALTALGVSSCANAL; the protein is encoded by the coding sequence ATGAAAATGTTTCGTTCTAACTCTGAATCAAATCCAAACAAGATTTCCTGGACTCAAATCGTAAATGCCATCGTACAGGCGCTGATTGCTGCTCTCACGGCACTGGGAGTAAGCTCGTGCGCGAATGCCTTATAG
- a CDS encoding HU family DNA-binding protein, whose protein sequence is MSKSYKVAKKTINMGEKKGQTVYSVRPYSYGTLTTEEVANQIAVESTATPADVKAVLDRYAYYVKENLKKGYDIELLGFGKLFIRFITGKAVEDESKANAKLVKSLVPAFRPSFTKLQNGTRLYNLIPDSIELVKYGEEKKDKTTGGETTGGETTGGETAGGGSGTEAGGTGSDNGDGLE, encoded by the coding sequence ATGAGTAAAAGCTACAAAGTTGCAAAGAAGACCATTAACATGGGTGAGAAGAAGGGACAAACAGTTTATTCTGTTAGACCTTACAGTTACGGAACCTTGACCACCGAGGAGGTTGCTAACCAAATCGCAGTGGAGTCTACAGCTACTCCTGCAGACGTAAAGGCGGTACTCGACCGCTATGCTTACTACGTGAAGGAGAACCTGAAGAAGGGTTACGACATCGAGTTGCTTGGATTCGGCAAGCTCTTCATCCGCTTCATTACCGGCAAAGCCGTAGAAGATGAGAGTAAGGCGAACGCTAAACTCGTCAAGAGTCTCGTTCCTGCCTTCCGTCCTTCTTTCACCAAGTTGCAGAATGGTACTCGTCTCTACAACCTGATTCCTGATTCCATCGAACTCGTCAAGTACGGTGAAGAGAAGAAGGATAAGACCACTGGCGGCGAGACTACTGGTGGTGAAACCACTGGCGGAGAGACCGCTGGCGGCGGTTCCGGCACCGAGGCTGGCGGAACTGGTTCCGACAATGGTGACGGATTGGAATAG
- a CDS encoding ATP-binding protein, translated as MEQERQVGHIVSVDSLTVYVKLEDNLKSLYKSGFHEIYPIARINSYIIIPVGADRIVAIINRVQTREETELCKSNKALFLTESSRYLSATMIGTIENNKKYVMGVYNYPILDNPVWYVVREDLEKIFDQKKETEQVNFEEDFYLPVGTSPAFPDFQIKINPDKFFGKHAAILGNTGSGKSCTLASILQSLFHFTYNGKRLKSAHFIVFDTNGEYKNAFQLSEDNVVNPLAITKEGLRIPYWFMNYDDLDYLFEPTTGSQAPILKRAVGLAKSTNDIQEPTKTLSKFQLSQLNSLLTSLQGNTITMKNCLVDDLGTILKMFKVARAKSKSDLYDELIEVLEELVKGKGNLTKNDKGFPNGSADVGVIADALPKLQKLIEKFIADKNIATTSENRNLDLPIFYNFSDLLSTYFDVAIREQETSSDRLAEYVSTLKMRMQSFKDDMRISSPLMMETKEDIENVLVKFISFLLGDYCKVYDTTNSDIYTEYIKNVNVDVEQGSPSQITILDMSLLPSEVLETITGLVGRIVLEFVSRFKEEDRGTMPIVMVLEEAQNYIPEINKKDRTSISRKVFERIAREGRKYGLSLVISSQRPSELSKTVLSQCNSFIIHRLQNPDDQQYIRKLVSSASSEVLNQLPILPQQHAIILGDAVRTPVMARINTASPKPKSDNPHFVENWLNEGKNKEFYHSICDEWETE; from the coding sequence ATGGAACAAGAAAGGCAAGTAGGTCATATAGTTTCCGTTGATAGTCTTACGGTATATGTCAAATTGGAGGATAATTTGAAGAGCCTATATAAAAGTGGCTTTCATGAAATCTATCCAATAGCAAGAATCAATTCTTACATTATTATACCAGTAGGCGCAGATAGAATTGTCGCTATCATCAATCGTGTTCAAACTCGTGAGGAAACTGAGTTGTGTAAAAGTAATAAAGCATTGTTCTTGACAGAATCTTCTCGATATTTGTCGGCTACCATGATTGGTACAATTGAAAACAATAAAAAATACGTCATGGGCGTTTACAACTATCCTATTTTGGATAATCCTGTATGGTATGTCGTAAGAGAGGATTTAGAGAAAATCTTTGATCAAAAGAAGGAAACAGAGCAAGTAAATTTTGAGGAGGATTTTTATTTGCCGGTAGGCACATCACCAGCCTTTCCTGATTTTCAAATAAAGATAAATCCAGATAAATTCTTTGGTAAGCATGCTGCAATCTTAGGTAATACAGGTTCGGGTAAATCATGCACGTTAGCTTCCATATTACAGAGCCTTTTCCATTTTACTTATAATGGTAAAAGATTGAAGAGTGCTCATTTCATTGTTTTTGATACTAATGGGGAATATAAGAATGCTTTCCAATTGTCAGAAGATAATGTTGTGAATCCTTTAGCTATAACTAAGGAAGGTCTGAGGATACCTTATTGGTTTATGAATTATGATGACTTAGATTATCTTTTTGAACCAACTACAGGCAGTCAAGCACCAATATTGAAGAGAGCTGTAGGATTGGCAAAAAGTACTAACGATATTCAAGAACCCACGAAAACTCTATCCAAGTTTCAGCTATCCCAGTTAAATTCATTGTTAACTTCATTGCAGGGTAATACAATTACGATGAAAAACTGCCTTGTTGATGATTTAGGAACAATCCTGAAAATGTTCAAGGTTGCAAGAGCAAAATCAAAGTCAGACTTATATGATGAATTGATAGAGGTCTTGGAGGAATTAGTAAAAGGAAAAGGAAATTTGACAAAAAATGACAAAGGTTTTCCTAATGGAAGTGCCGATGTTGGTGTGATAGCTGATGCTTTGCCAAAGTTACAAAAACTAATAGAGAAATTCATTGCAGACAAAAATATTGCAACAACATCAGAGAACAGAAACTTGGATTTGCCTATATTCTATAATTTTTCGGATTTGTTGTCAACCTATTTTGATGTTGCAATCCGAGAACAAGAAACTTCGTCTGACCGTTTGGCTGAATACGTATCAACCTTGAAAATGCGTATGCAATCTTTTAAGGATGACATGCGTATTTCCAGTCCATTGATGATGGAAACTAAAGAGGATATAGAAAATGTATTGGTAAAATTCATCTCTTTTCTTTTGGGTGATTACTGCAAAGTATATGATACAACAAACAGTGATATTTATACCGAGTACATTAAGAATGTGAATGTTGATGTAGAGCAAGGATCTCCTAGCCAAATTACAATTCTTGATATGTCGCTCCTTCCTTCTGAGGTGTTAGAGACGATTACGGGACTTGTTGGTAGAATCGTCCTTGAATTTGTTTCAAGGTTCAAGGAAGAAGATAGAGGAACAATGCCGATTGTTATGGTGTTGGAAGAAGCTCAGAATTACATCCCGGAAATTAATAAGAAAGACAGAACTTCTATATCTCGCAAAGTTTTTGAGCGAATAGCTCGTGAGGGTCGTAAATATGGATTGTCACTAGTTATTTCAAGCCAGCGACCATCAGAGTTATCAAAGACCGTTCTTTCTCAGTGCAATAGTTTTATCATTCATCGTCTTCAAAATCCAGATGACCAACAATATATCAGAAAATTGGTTTCTTCTGCGAGTTCAGAAGTTCTGAATCAATTGCCAATATTGCCACAACAACATGCTATTATATTAGGAGACGCAGTAAGAACACCAGTAATGGCTCGTATAAACACAGCTAGTCCTAAACCAAAAAGTGATAATCCACATTTCGTGGAGAATTGGTTGAATGAGGGAAAGAACAAGGAGTTTTACCATTCCATCTGTGATGAATGGGAAACTGAATAG
- a CDS encoding SIR2 family protein — protein MNAVYFRSESEAIDAITMMLSNYNIRFDTEVRSRYSPLYYDIFLPDGLGYVKRQIDQKTIDFGLEGATAIEIKGRILFDTLSRYEMLYQQLCIKHEIRNFILLYAFGIIPVSVKDRIRKQYKNKFQIYSLQEFWDKLSGNRLSTIPNRTTYDWLIDRYKSLEMAKTSLTEERFTLFLGAGVSMSANLPSWWNLLKDMIDTCKQKEFKDGDIEKLTKVCYNSSIVMGRFVRMMMEKKSNDEDYYQCLHDALYGGISAYRSPLIDEICNLVDSKKSQAQSIITYNFDDVMERALRKRGIGNYSVFGQNQPQRFFPIYHVHGFIPYANKDDIKSVPVLSEEEYHRVYASSYNWSNVEQLHALSRTTCIFIGLSMTDPNLRRLLDIAIQDSENDPRHFVFLPRISEFGTDKNAEAKNNEAMKIQKQIFVELGLRVIWYSDYNELPKLLKDLY, from the coding sequence ATGAATGCAGTATACTTTAGAAGTGAGAGCGAAGCAATTGATGCCATTACAATGATGCTCTCAAACTATAATATTCGATTTGATACAGAAGTCAGATCAAGATATAGTCCTCTTTATTATGATATTTTCCTTCCTGATGGATTGGGGTATGTGAAAAGGCAAATAGATCAAAAAACAATTGATTTCGGTCTTGAAGGTGCTACTGCTATTGAAATTAAGGGACGAATATTGTTTGATACCCTATCAAGGTATGAGATGCTATATCAGCAACTCTGTATAAAGCATGAAATTCGTAACTTTATACTCTTGTATGCCTTTGGAATAATACCTGTATCAGTAAAAGACAGGATAAGAAAGCAATATAAAAACAAGTTTCAGATTTACTCATTACAAGAGTTTTGGGATAAATTGTCTGGGAATAGATTGTCTACAATCCCGAATAGAACCACCTATGATTGGCTTATAGACCGATACAAATCTTTGGAAATGGCAAAGACAAGTCTTACAGAAGAAAGGTTTACCTTATTTCTAGGGGCTGGTGTTAGTATGTCTGCAAATCTTCCTTCTTGGTGGAATCTTCTGAAAGATATGATAGACACTTGCAAGCAAAAAGAATTCAAAGATGGAGATATAGAGAAACTAACAAAGGTTTGTTATAACTCTTCTATTGTCATGGGTAGATTCGTCAGAATGATGATGGAGAAAAAGTCTAATGACGAGGATTATTATCAATGCCTACATGATGCACTTTATGGTGGTATTTCGGCATATCGTTCTCCACTTATTGACGAGATATGTAATCTTGTCGATAGTAAGAAATCGCAAGCTCAGAGCATCATTACTTATAATTTTGATGATGTGATGGAAAGAGCCTTAAGAAAAAGAGGTATAGGAAACTATTCTGTCTTTGGGCAGAATCAACCGCAACGGTTTTTCCCAATTTATCATGTTCATGGATTTATCCCTTATGCCAATAAAGATGACATAAAGTCCGTTCCTGTTTTGAGTGAAGAAGAGTACCATAGAGTTTATGCAAGTTCTTACAACTGGTCAAATGTGGAGCAGCTTCATGCTTTGAGTAGAACAACCTGCATCTTTATCGGTTTGTCAATGACAGATCCTAATCTTCGACGCCTTCTTGATATTGCCATCCAAGATAGTGAAAATGATCCAAGGCATTTTGTTTTCTTGCCACGTATATCTGAATTTGGTACAGACAAAAATGCAGAAGCAAAAAACAATGAAGCAATGAAAATCCAAAAGCAGATTTTCGTGGAACTGGGTTTGAGAGTGATATGGTATAGTGATTATAATGAACTTCCAAAATTATTAAAGGATTTATATTAA
- a CDS encoding transcription-repair coupling factor encodes MIQKAQEFMNENHFADVSRVQCLLRKMMSKEYHGLIDQIKECQDPHAIFNIHGGNNLIAPTASQAEQKLVEKPADEIKKDKE; translated from the coding sequence ATGATACAGAAGGCACAGGAGTTCATGAATGAGAATCACTTTGCCGACGTCTCCCGAGTGCAATGTCTGCTACGCAAGATGATGTCCAAGGAGTATCATGGCCTCATCGATCAAATCAAGGAGTGTCAGGATCCCCATGCTATCTTCAATATTCATGGCGGCAACAATCTCATTGCGCCCACTGCCAGCCAGGCAGAGCAAAAATTGGTGGAGAAACCTGCTGACGAGATAAAAAAAGATAAAGAATAA
- a CDS encoding SIR2 family protein — translation MFVEDNNIYIGGTNVLPEWGKVVDDSKSLSEEQQKEMRSNVIERIQKMFRDYLELDNVSFLFGTGSSIHLGAASIQNIPFAVEDDILKGKNKDIANDFKAYIQKMQKNVTSGLEKDKVRTDSYGWKYTYDGEFYRNCEVKKETEKGNEVEVVDEYGEIEVPLESLLNYLIANLYVAEAEQDNDKVTRLSNLISAIKKAMFNLCDVHLRTTSDRDLERIKSKGYKELFKKDKYIFHEKFLKSLLQRPLNLKRANIFTSNYDLAFEYAFDNIGVKYIDGFSDFHHRYFKPETFDYDIFYPGSTTSGKVQRIEKVVRYFKLHGSVTWVKDHDLNASNVYGIKEMPIDLIKEKSKDSSESFDYGDLMIYPSAVKKSYTLDLPYSELIRQFSSAISQPQSVLFAIGYSFCDEHFNDIIYQALSNPSFTLIIVNFQKSEKSQEIKRLRDLKDPRIIILEGNDIGDFLTFSTEMMPTFTDASSSDEVIKTLETLLNK, via the coding sequence ATGTTTGTAGAAGACAATAATATCTATATAGGTGGAACAAATGTCCTTCCTGAATGGGGAAAAGTTGTAGATGATAGCAAGTCCCTTTCTGAAGAACAGCAGAAAGAAATGCGCTCGAATGTTATTGAGCGTATACAGAAGATGTTCCGTGATTATTTGGAATTGGATAATGTTTCTTTCCTTTTTGGTACGGGGTCATCAATTCATTTAGGAGCAGCTTCTATACAAAACATTCCGTTTGCCGTTGAAGATGACATCCTTAAAGGCAAGAATAAGGATATTGCAAATGATTTCAAAGCTTACATTCAAAAGATGCAGAAGAATGTAACGAGTGGGTTAGAGAAAGATAAGGTCAGAACAGACTCCTATGGATGGAAGTATACTTATGATGGTGAGTTCTATAGAAATTGTGAAGTCAAGAAGGAAACCGAAAAAGGGAATGAAGTAGAGGTTGTTGATGAATATGGAGAAATAGAAGTCCCATTGGAATCTTTGTTGAATTACCTTATTGCCAATTTGTATGTAGCAGAAGCTGAGCAAGATAATGATAAAGTTACAAGATTAAGCAATTTGATTTCTGCCATCAAGAAGGCAATGTTCAATCTATGCGATGTTCATCTTAGAACGACCAGCGATAGAGATTTGGAGCGTATTAAGAGTAAAGGTTATAAGGAATTATTCAAAAAGGATAAATATATCTTTCATGAGAAGTTCTTGAAGTCTTTGTTACAAAGACCTTTAAATCTGAAACGTGCGAACATATTCACAAGTAATTATGACTTGGCTTTTGAATATGCCTTCGATAATATAGGAGTAAAGTACATTGATGGCTTTTCTGACTTTCATCATCGTTACTTTAAACCAGAGACATTTGACTATGATATATTTTATCCTGGTTCTACGACATCAGGTAAAGTACAACGTATAGAAAAAGTCGTTAGGTATTTCAAATTGCATGGCTCAGTTACGTGGGTTAAAGATCATGATTTGAATGCATCAAATGTCTATGGAATTAAGGAAATGCCAATAGACTTAATCAAAGAAAAGTCAAAGGATTCAAGCGAATCTTTTGATTATGGAGATTTGATGATATATCCATCTGCTGTTAAGAAGTCATATACATTAGATTTGCCGTATTCGGAACTTATCCGTCAGTTTAGTAGTGCAATTTCCCAACCTCAGTCAGTACTGTTTGCTATTGGCTATTCTTTCTGCGATGAGCATTTCAATGATATTATCTACCAAGCATTGTCAAATCCTTCTTTCACATTAATAATTGTGAATTTTCAAAAATCAGAAAAGTCTCAAGAGATTAAGCGTTTGAGAGATTTGAAAGATCCTCGTATCATTATATTGGAAGGAAATGACATTGGTGATTTCTTAACATTCTCAACAGAAATGATGCCAACTTTTACAGATGCTTCGTCTTCGGATGAAGTAATCAAGACCTTGGAAACATTGTTAAATAAATAG
- a CDS encoding N-acetylmuramoyl-L-alanine amidase — MTKDTFPMNIGGGKVRSERMLRAKVENGKNMMSADSVRFLVLHCSASRCNQDYSVEQLRRDHKARGFYDIGYHFYIRKDGTMTQHRKLLEVGAHARPYNGCSIGICYEGGLDDQGKPCNTMTTEQETRLIDLFRNLKILFPKAKIVGHRDLPGTTPKECPCLDAGSWAARHRLD, encoded by the coding sequence ATGACGAAAGATACATTTCCAATGAACATTGGCGGGGGGAAGGTACGCTCTGAGCGCATGCTCCGCGCCAAAGTGGAGAACGGCAAGAACATGATGTCAGCCGACTCTGTGAGATTTCTGGTACTGCATTGCTCGGCTAGCCGATGCAATCAGGACTATAGTGTGGAACAGCTGCGCCGTGACCATAAGGCTCGTGGGTTTTATGACATCGGCTATCATTTCTACATCCGAAAGGATGGTACGATGACGCAGCACCGTAAGCTGCTGGAGGTGGGGGCTCATGCCAGACCTTATAATGGATGCTCTATCGGCATCTGCTATGAGGGAGGGCTCGATGACCAAGGCAAGCCTTGCAACACCATGACAACTGAGCAGGAAACGAGACTCATTGATCTTTTCAGGAATCTGAAGATTCTCTTTCCGAAAGCGAAGATTGTGGGCCATCGGGACTTGCCTGGGACTACTCCGAAGGAGTGTCCGTGTCTGGATGCTGGAAGCTGGGCTGCCCGACACCGCCTTGATTAA
- a CDS encoding ABC transporter ATP-binding protein: MNIEEKKADFISRFRASRERKAEYIAQMEKRMRDDYRRRTGKEAESFCVL, from the coding sequence ATGAACATAGAAGAAAAAAAAGCAGATTTTATAAGTCGCTTCAGGGCATCTAGGGAGCGAAAGGCAGAATACATAGCACAAATGGAAAAGCGAATGCGTGATGACTATCGCCGCAGAACCGGTAAGGAAGCAGAATCATTTTGTGTATTGTAA
- a CDS encoding nucleoid-associated protein, producing the protein MKIKIGNISHMIVHYVGNKSRDEGVSFSEKELDYTDISSDITSMLVKSFDTKEPCHFYFESTLALNPIYTFVKTIFEDASRFQEQSEFIAKILYEKTSHPMTKSGELNIVYLSDCEIDGKKTDAIAILKTENKQPAYQYFHTEHGYEIKKSEVISFSKVEKGCLIFNVNEENGYVVFSVDKKSKGIQSKYWKDDFLHVMTDATSYSQTKNFLNSCKAFIADNYSDESKVEKANLISKVRKALGQAETVSVHDFSKEIFGEGGLDKQFERYLSSKENPFQMQNIDIHIEMPLVKKKSSLPKTTLYLDSNFEINILGGHDKIVQGFDEASGMNYYQFFYNKEK; encoded by the coding sequence ATGAAAATTAAAATAGGCAACATAAGCCACATGATAGTTCATTATGTTGGCAACAAAAGCAGAGATGAAGGTGTCTCATTCTCTGAGAAAGAACTTGACTATACGGATATATCTTCTGATATAACATCAATGTTGGTTAAGTCTTTTGACACCAAAGAGCCATGTCACTTCTACTTTGAAAGTACATTGGCATTAAATCCAATATATACATTTGTCAAAACTATATTTGAAGATGCCTCAAGATTTCAAGAGCAATCAGAGTTTATCGCGAAAATTCTCTATGAGAAAACATCCCACCCGATGACAAAGTCTGGAGAGTTGAACATTGTTTATCTGTCAGATTGTGAAATTGATGGCAAGAAGACGGATGCAATAGCCATACTAAAGACTGAAAACAAGCAACCTGCTTATCAATATTTCCATACAGAACATGGCTATGAGATAAAAAAGTCAGAGGTCATAAGTTTCTCTAAGGTAGAGAAAGGCTGCTTGATTTTCAATGTCAATGAAGAAAATGGCTATGTTGTTTTCTCTGTAGATAAAAAGTCAAAAGGCATTCAGTCTAAGTATTGGAAAGACGATTTTCTCCACGTTATGACAGATGCAACATCATACTCACAAACCAAGAATTTTCTAAACTCTTGCAAGGCTTTCATTGCGGACAATTACTCTGATGAATCAAAGGTAGAAAAAGCCAATCTTATATCTAAGGTAAGAAAGGCATTGGGGCAGGCTGAAACCGTGTCAGTCCATGATTTTTCAAAAGAAATTTTCGGTGAAGGCGGTTTGGATAAGCAATTTGAACGCTATTTGTCATCGAAAGAAAATCCTTTTCAAATGCAGAATATTGACATCCATATAGAAATGCCATTGGTAAAAAAGAAAAGTTCACTACCAAAAACGACTTTATATCTTGACTCCAATTTTGAGATAAATATCTTGGGAGGGCATGACAAAATCGTCCAAGGCTTTGATGAAGCTTCAGGAATGAATTACTATCAGTTTTTCTATAATAAGGAAAAGTAG
- a CDS encoding three component ABC system middle component, translating to MKISGYYIYNNVAITAFAIMSMLSVSPRIPLSKVALLMPILLDDNITQKMTYQNYNSFDSVVTQNQVYLSNFNDRYIDLLSQVVNGISILLDLNLVSLYGEFVIAENAASYESILSKCDSKRFVCIQTAASKLLKLVKDADIAYDYHKLNIEL from the coding sequence ATGAAAATCTCTGGTTACTATATATATAATAATGTGGCTATAACTGCTTTTGCGATTATGTCTATGTTAAGTGTATCACCAAGAATACCATTGTCAAAAGTGGCTCTACTTATGCCGATTTTGTTAGATGATAACATCACTCAAAAAATGACATATCAAAACTATAACAGTTTTGATTCTGTTGTTACGCAAAACCAGGTTTATTTGAGCAACTTCAATGATAGATACATTGATTTGCTTTCGCAAGTCGTAAATGGGATATCAATTCTCTTAGACTTGAATTTAGTTTCTTTGTATGGAGAGTTTGTCATAGCAGAAAATGCAGCAAGTTATGAGTCTATATTGTCAAAATGTGATAGCAAGAGATTTGTTTGTATCCAAACTGCTGCTTCTAAGCTATTGAAGTTGGTAAAGGATGCTGATATAGCCTATGATTACCATAAATTGAATATTGAGTTATGA
- a CDS encoding type II toxin-antitoxin system RelE/ParE family toxin, which translates to MEVVWSDLALTQLDEVMDYVEEHFGLLTSQKVLHNILEKTDELAQYSTHGIYDARYTSWVSGQDMVIRHLLLAPNRVYYLIDGEQIVIMGIVHVKRSPQAVTSMIKRFLEEYDK; encoded by the coding sequence ATGGAAGTAGTTTGGTCTGACTTGGCTTTGACGCAGTTAGATGAAGTCATGGACTATGTGGAAGAACATTTTGGCTTATTAACCTCTCAAAAAGTTCTCCATAATATCTTGGAAAAGACAGATGAACTGGCTCAATATTCCACACATGGCATATATGATGCTCGCTACACTTCGTGGGTATCTGGTCAGGATATGGTTATACGCCACTTGTTGTTAGCTCCAAACCGTGTCTATTATTTGATAGATGGCGAGCAAATTGTAATTATGGGGATAGTTCATGTCAAGCGGTCTCCGCAAGCCGTAACTTCCATGATCAAACGCTTTCTAGAAGAATATGACAAATAG
- a CDS encoding type II toxin-antitoxin system YafQ family toxin, which yields MKYTVKYSTLFKKSFKKCMKRGCSEGKFRKVISILAETGTLPPEYKPHPLKSNYKGCMECHITSDWLLVWKQNDKELILILADTGTHSDIFGW from the coding sequence ATGAAATATACAGTTAAGTATTCAACATTGTTTAAAAAGTCATTTAAAAAATGTATGAAACGAGGTTGCTCTGAGGGTAAATTTCGTAAAGTCATTTCTATTTTGGCAGAAACTGGAACTTTACCACCAGAATATAAACCACATCCTTTAAAGTCAAACTATAAAGGGTGTATGGAATGTCATATTACTTCCGATTGGCTTTTAGTTTGGAAACAAAATGATAAAGAATTGATTCTGATTTTAGCCGATACAGGTACACATAGTGACATTTTTGGCTGGTAG